The proteins below are encoded in one region of Chaetodon trifascialis isolate fChaTrf1 chromosome 11, fChaTrf1.hap1, whole genome shotgun sequence:
- the dapk3 gene encoding death-associated protein kinase 3: MAGFRQEDVELYYEMGEELGSGQFAIVRKCKEKSTGVEYAAKFIKKRRLSSSRRGVSREEIEREVNILREIQHSNIITLHDIFENKTDVILILELVSGGELFDFLAEKESLTEEEATQFLKQILDGVQYLHSKRIAHFDLKPENIMLLDKNVPNPRIKLIDFGIAHQIKAGNEFKNIFGTPEFVAPEIVNYEPLGLEADMWSIGVITYILLSGASPFLGETKQETLTNISAVNYDFDEEYFSNTSELAKDFIRRLLVKDPKKRMTIDDSLEHPWIKVIKRRNVRPEERDHKPERRRLKTTRLKEYTIKSHSSMPPNNTYVNFERFSQVLEEIAAAEEGLKDLERNQRSCREDVAALLSIYEEKEGWYKEENQSISSDLSHIRQELQRTQAQRKKSQEETRLTMQAANILKRKFGRLENRYEALAEQVASEVRWVEELVKSISAEKGVLGSGSMP; the protein is encoded by the exons ATGGCTGGCTTCAGGCAAGAGGATGTTGAGTTGTACTATGAGATGGGAGAGGAGCTGGGCAG CGGACAGTTTGCCATCGTTCGTAAGTGTAAGGAGAAGAGCACAGGTGTGGAGTACGCCGCCAAGTTCATCAAGAAGCGGCGGCTGTCGTCCAGCCGGCGGGGGGTGAGCCGCGAAGAGATCGAGCGCGAGGTCAACATCCTGAGGGAGATCCAACACAGCAACATCATCACCCTCCACGACATCTTTGAAAACAAGACCGACGTGATCCTGATCCTGGAGCTGGTGTCCGGAGGAGAGCTGTTTGACTTCCTGGCTGAGAAGGAGTCTCtgacggaggaggaggccacCCAGTTTCTCAAGCAGATCCTGGACGGTGTTCAGTATCTACACTCCAAACGCATCGCGCACTTTGACCTCAAG CCTGAGAATATCATGCTGCTGGATAAGAACGTCCCCAACCCCAGGATCAAGCTGATTGATTTTGGGATTGCTCATCAGATTAAAGCGGGAAATGAGTTCAAGAACATTTTTGGAACGCCGGAGTTTGTCG CGCCTGAAATAGTCAACTATGAGCCGCTTGGACTGGAGGCGGACATGTG GAGCATCGGAGTGATCACATACATTCT GTTGAGCGGCGCTTCACCGTTTCTGGGCGAGACCAAGCAGGAGACCCTGACAAACATCTCAGCCGTCAACTATGACTTTGATGAGGAGTATTTCAGCAACACCAGCGAGCTGGCCAAGGACTTCATACGCCGCCTGCTGGTCAAGGATCCCAA GAAGAGAATGACCATCGATGACAGTCTCGAACACCCCTGGATTAAG GTGATTAAGAGGCGAAACGTCCGCCCGGAGGAGAGAGACCACAAGCCCGAGCGCCGCCGCCTGAAGACCACTCGCCTGAAGGAGTACACCATCAAGTCCCACTCCAGCATGCCACCCAACAACACTTACGTCAATTTCGAGCGCTTCTCCCAGGTCCTCGAGGAGATCGCAGCAGCGGAGGAGGGCCTGAAGGATCTGGAGCGCAATCAGCGCTCGTGTCGGGAGGATGTGGCAGCTCTGCTGTCCATAtatgaggagaaggagggctgGTACAAGGAGGAGAACCAGAGCATCTCCAGCGACCTGAGCCACATCCGCCAGGAGCTGCAGCGCACCCAAGCCCAGCGCAAGAAGAGCCAGGAGGAGACCCGGCTCACCATGCAGGCCGCCAACATCCTCAAGCGCAAGTTTGGTCGCCTGGAAAACCGCTACGAGgcgctggctgagcaggtggCCTCCGAGGTGCGTTGGGTGGAGGAGCTGGTCAAGTCCATATCTGCAGAGAAGGGCGTCCTCGGCTCCGGCAGCATGCCCTGA